Proteins co-encoded in one Candidatus Limnocylindrales bacterium genomic window:
- a CDS encoding DJ-1/PfpI family protein, which yields MEICVVLYDHFTALDCIGPYEILSRLPGARLRFVAKKAGPVTADTGMLSIVAEAALKDVSRPDIFLVPGGPGDEAAAHDAEIVDWLARAHETSKWSTSVCTGSVILGAAGILRGLDATTHWASVPRLESYGARYVHDRVVQRGKVVTAAGVSAGIDMGLTLAALEAGEDFAKMVQLGIEYDPQPPFDCGSPLKAPAHLREALQSLMEGTRAA from the coding sequence ATGGAGATCTGCGTAGTCCTGTATGACCATTTCACCGCCCTCGACTGCATCGGTCCCTACGAGATCCTGAGCAGGCTGCCGGGAGCTCGCCTGCGGTTCGTGGCCAAGAAGGCAGGGCCGGTCACGGCCGACACGGGCATGTTGTCGATCGTCGCCGAAGCGGCGCTGAAGGACGTCAGCAGGCCCGACATCTTCCTCGTGCCCGGCGGGCCCGGCGACGAGGCGGCGGCGCACGACGCCGAGATCGTCGACTGGCTGGCGCGCGCGCACGAGACCAGCAAGTGGTCGACGTCGGTCTGCACCGGGTCGGTCATCCTCGGCGCCGCTGGCATCCTGCGTGGCCTGGATGCGACGACACACTGGGCGAGCGTGCCGCGCCTCGAGTCGTACGGAGCGCGTTACGTGCACGACCGCGTGGTGCAGCGAGGCAAGGTGGTGACCGCAGCCGGGGTCTCGGCAGGCATCGACATGGGACTGACGCTGGCGGCGCTGGAGGCTGGCGAGGACTTCGCCAAGATGGTGCAGCTGGGCATCGAGTACGATCCCCAGCCGCCCTTCGACTGCGGCTCTCCGCTGAAGGCGCCGGCGCATCTGCGAGAGGCGTTGCAGTCTTTGATGGAAGGCACCCGCGCCGCGTAG
- a CDS encoding DUF2911 domain-containing protein produces MPQVFPSRVPLAVLVALIWIAPAWAQTAAPELPQPSPLAKVEQRVGVTNFSIEYSSPAVKGRTIWGALVPHDQLWRTGANAPTRLTASRDFAFGGKQVPAGSYVILTIPTAGQWTVILNSNLKIQGTRDYSESADVARVTVQPETIPHRERLTFLFSDTTDSSTRLDLEWETMRVSVPITVDTAAHARESIDKTLAEAWRPHWASARYLLDTGGDLDLAMSYIDTSIGIKSTWWNQWIKAQILAKKGRKADAAAAAEQAQTLGKGDVIYEAAFKTDVEKSLTEWKQP; encoded by the coding sequence ATGCCGCAGGTGTTCCCGTCTCGCGTTCCGCTCGCCGTCCTTGTTGCGTTGATCTGGATCGCGCCTGCGTGGGCGCAGACGGCGGCGCCCGAACTGCCGCAGCCGAGCCCGCTGGCCAAGGTCGAGCAGCGCGTCGGCGTCACCAACTTCTCGATCGAGTATTCGAGCCCGGCCGTCAAAGGCCGCACGATCTGGGGCGCGCTGGTGCCGCACGACCAGCTCTGGCGCACCGGCGCCAATGCACCGACCAGGCTTACCGCCAGCCGTGATTTCGCCTTCGGCGGCAAGCAGGTGCCGGCCGGCAGCTACGTGATCCTGACCATCCCCACCGCCGGTCAATGGACCGTCATCCTCAACTCGAACCTCAAGATCCAGGGGACCCGCGACTACAGCGAGAGCGCCGACGTCGCGCGCGTGACCGTGCAGCCCGAAACCATCCCGCACCGCGAGCGCCTGACGTTCCTCTTCTCCGATACCACCGACAGCTCCACGCGGCTGGATCTGGAATGGGAGACGATGCGCGTGTCGGTCCCGATCACCGTCGACACGGCCGCGCATGCGCGCGAGAGCATCGACAAGACGCTGGCGGAGGCGTGGCGGCCTCACTGGGCATCCGCGCGCTATCTGCTCGACACCGGCGGCGACCTCGATCTTGCGATGAGCTACATCGACACGTCCATCGGCATCAAGTCGACGTGGTGGAACCAGTGGATCAAGGCGCAGATTCTGGCGAAGAAGGGCAGGAAGGCCGACGCTGCCGCCGCGGCCGAGCAGGCGCAGACTCTCGGCAAGGGCGACGTCATCTACGAAGCGGCGTTCAAGACCGACGTCGAGAAGAGCCTGACCGAGTGGAAGCAGCCCTGA
- the bshC gene encoding bacillithiol biosynthesis cysteine-adding enzyme BshC — protein sequence MPQSIFEAYLGGAATPLYGAHFADAPARRAAVARACGRPLDGRVAGVLQRQNAAYATSAARDDNLRALRDGAAAVVTGQQVGLFVGPLFNLYKAATAIAAARAMSRESGTAVVPVFWLQTEDHDLPEIAEIRVLSSHPRRLCVAASPDERISLAHRTLPPEIDDCLAQLHQDLAGLPYADEHLQRLRRHYRPGRRWASAFGGVLAELFAPEGLVLIDPRDEELAAVAAPVHRRALQEAATLADALVQRTSELENAGYPATVHVREGAPLAFFHPHGSEGPRYRLEPRDGRFAEVGGTGSHSLQDLLAALEQDPLRFSSSALLRPVVQDALLPTAAYVGGPGEVAYFAQLAPLYAACGMAMPLVVPRARIRLIEERARRVLARLGLHADDLGRSDDAILAAAGMAATQENPAAELLRSFDAALDRCRADIESAGPGLPDALAKTHATVERALLRLAEKIERARLYRDQSLVEDVRRLRTWLRPEGQPQERYYGLAYFAARYGERAVLETVLHAIDPFAGAAIDVDLGEPSPAAAAAAGRTMSASVTGAR from the coding sequence GTGCCCCAGAGCATCTTCGAAGCGTATCTCGGCGGCGCAGCGACGCCGCTGTACGGCGCGCATTTCGCCGACGCGCCGGCGCGTCGCGCTGCCGTCGCGCGCGCCTGCGGCAGGCCGCTCGACGGCCGCGTCGCCGGCGTGCTCCAGCGGCAGAATGCGGCGTACGCGACCAGTGCCGCACGTGACGACAACCTGCGCGCGCTGCGCGACGGCGCCGCTGCGGTCGTCACCGGGCAGCAGGTCGGGCTGTTTGTCGGGCCGCTCTTCAACCTCTACAAGGCGGCAACGGCCATCGCCGCCGCTCGTGCGATGTCGCGGGAGTCGGGCACGGCGGTGGTGCCGGTCTTCTGGCTGCAGACCGAGGACCACGACCTTCCCGAGATAGCCGAGATCCGCGTGCTTTCCTCGCACCCGCGGCGGCTGTGCGTGGCCGCTTCTCCTGACGAGCGTATCTCGCTTGCTCACCGAACGCTTCCTCCGGAGATCGACGACTGCCTGGCCCAGCTGCACCAGGATCTGGCAGGGCTGCCCTATGCCGACGAGCACTTGCAGCGGCTGCGACGGCATTATCGGCCGGGGCGGCGCTGGGCGTCGGCATTTGGCGGTGTGCTCGCGGAGCTGTTCGCGCCCGAGGGGCTGGTGCTGATCGACCCGCGCGACGAGGAGCTGGCGGCCGTTGCGGCGCCGGTGCATCGACGTGCGCTGCAGGAGGCCGCCACCCTCGCCGACGCCCTCGTGCAGCGAACGAGCGAGCTGGAGAACGCGGGCTATCCGGCGACGGTGCACGTGCGCGAGGGAGCCCCGCTGGCATTCTTCCATCCGCATGGAAGCGAGGGCCCGCGATATCGCCTCGAGCCGCGCGACGGCCGCTTCGCCGAAGTCGGCGGCACGGGCTCGCACTCGCTCCAGGATCTGCTGGCGGCGCTGGAGCAGGATCCGCTGCGCTTCAGCAGCAGCGCGCTGCTGCGGCCGGTGGTGCAGGACGCGCTGCTTCCCACCGCCGCCTACGTCGGCGGCCCGGGGGAAGTTGCGTACTTTGCGCAGCTCGCGCCGCTGTACGCCGCCTGCGGCATGGCGATGCCGCTGGTGGTGCCGCGCGCGCGCATCCGACTGATCGAAGAGCGCGCGCGCCGCGTGCTCGCCCGTCTCGGCTTGCACGCCGACGATCTCGGGCGCAGCGACGACGCCATCCTGGCAGCGGCCGGCATGGCCGCGACGCAGGAGAATCCGGCTGCCGAGCTGCTGCGGTCCTTCGACGCCGCGCTCGACAGGTGCCGCGCGGACATCGAAAGCGCCGGCCCCGGACTTCCCGATGCGTTGGCCAAGACGCATGCAACGGTGGAGCGGGCGTTGCTGCGCCTGGCCGAGAAGATCGAGCGCGCGCGGCTGTATCGCGATCAGTCGCTGGTCGAGGACGTGCGGCGCCTGCGCACGTGGCTGCGGCCGGAAGGCCAGCCGCAGGAGCGCTACTACGGCCTTGCCTATTTCGCCGCGCGCTACGGGGAGCGCGCGGTGCTCGAGACGGTGCTGCACGCGATCGACCCGTTTGCCGGAGCAGCCATCGACGTCGACCTGGGCGAGCCGTCGCCGGCAGCGGCGGCGGCCGCAGGTAGGACGATGAGCGCGAGCGTCACAGGAGCACGATGA
- the bshA gene encoding N-acetyl-alpha-D-glucosaminyl L-malate synthase BshA codes for MSASSVSASLAVGIVCYPTLGGSSVIASDLAVGLAGAGHRVHVIASAPPSRPLPESDRLFFHEVAVSTTPLFENPPYAMAVAATILGVCSEHELDLVHVHYAVPHATSAYLARQVLAAGNGAKRPRMICTLHGTDVTRTDGDPAYRDLTRFAVATCDGVTVPSQFLREAAYQRLGLPRHLEVEVIANFVDTEHFTPATQRDRTRLEDLFAAAAGPQCEHDGPVLFHVSNFRPVKRTGDLFEVLARVRKHVPARLVLVGDGPERSHAAQRARELGLTRAVCFLGKRGDFVEHLRHADAFVLPSQSESFGVAALEAMSAGVPVFGYRVGGLPEVVGEDAGTLVEPFDVDALAAAVVAVLQDPQRRGAMGSAARARAVERFRCETALERYVAYYRRILASGRSKA; via the coding sequence ATGAGCGCGAGCAGCGTCAGCGCGAGCCTGGCCGTCGGAATCGTCTGCTATCCGACGCTCGGTGGCAGCAGCGTCATCGCTTCCGATCTGGCGGTCGGGCTGGCCGGTGCAGGGCATCGGGTGCACGTCATCGCCAGCGCTCCGCCGAGCCGCCCGCTGCCGGAGTCGGACCGGCTGTTCTTCCACGAGGTCGCGGTGTCGACGACGCCGCTGTTCGAGAACCCGCCGTACGCCATGGCCGTGGCGGCGACGATCCTGGGCGTATGCAGCGAGCACGAGCTCGATCTGGTGCACGTCCACTACGCCGTGCCCCATGCAACCAGCGCCTACCTGGCGCGTCAGGTGCTGGCCGCCGGCAACGGCGCGAAGCGGCCGCGGATGATCTGCACGCTCCACGGAACCGATGTCACTCGCACCGACGGGGACCCGGCCTACCGCGACCTCACCCGCTTTGCCGTCGCCACCTGCGACGGCGTCACGGTCCCGTCGCAGTTTCTCCGCGAAGCGGCGTACCAGCGGCTCGGCCTGCCGCGCCACCTCGAGGTCGAGGTCATCGCCAACTTCGTCGACACCGAGCACTTCACTCCTGCCACGCAGCGCGACCGCACGCGGCTGGAGGACCTTTTCGCGGCGGCGGCCGGTCCGCAGTGCGAGCACGACGGGCCCGTGCTGTTCCACGTCTCCAACTTCCGTCCCGTCAAGCGCACCGGCGATCTGTTCGAGGTTCTGGCGCGCGTGCGCAAGCACGTGCCGGCGCGTCTGGTGCTGGTCGGTGACGGTCCCGAGCGCAGCCACGCGGCGCAGCGTGCGCGCGAGCTCGGCCTGACGCGGGCGGTGTGCTTTCTCGGCAAGCGCGGCGACTTCGTCGAGCACCTGCGGCACGCGGACGCGTTCGTGCTGCCGAGCCAGAGCGAGAGCTTCGGCGTGGCGGCGCTGGAGGCGATGAGCGCGGGCGTGCCGGTGTTCGGCTACCGCGTCGGCGGACTGCCCGAGGTCGTCGGCGAGGACGCGGGTACGCTGGTCGAGCCGTTCGATGTCGATGCGCTGGCCGCGGCGGTGGTGGCCGTGCTGCAGGATCCGCAGCGGCGCGGCGCCATGGGAAGCGCGGCGCGCGCACGCGCGGTGGAGCGGTTCCGATGCGAAACCGCGCTGGAGCGTTACGTCGCCTACTACCGGCGGATCCTCGCGAGCGGCCGGTCGAAGGCATGA
- a CDS encoding PIG-L family deacetylase: MKATVNVAGTRDARTRAPSGRSHRAIGATCMLAAMLLAAPPVQAQEPLMHAGMLAHALDRLTVTGRVLYVAAHPDDENTRLLTYLSNGRHWTAAYLSMTRGGGGQNLIGTEQDALLDVLRTEELLAARRLDGAQQRFTRMRDFGFSKSAQETLSIWGHEEALSDVVWVIRTFQPDVVIARFNELPPNHGHHTASAILAREAVEAAADADRFTDQLGRGASVWKVHRLVLNVPSWSEAPPPPADAIVLDVGQYDARLGLGYSDLAARSRSLHKSQGFGTAGERGAVLERFVPVSGAPLAGDILEGIDASWMRYGAAAAPLVEALSAAGRALDRDAPEKAVPALLSARTALAALPQHDVRVRDARAALEAVVAAATGLYVRATAERPEAVPGSSVKIKLEVTARREHPMRLRRVSFPGAEPVADDSALAVNQKKEISVVVAVPADAPISAPYWLAAPSRSGHQVVEDLRLVGEPSGPPPLSVGVDLDVGGHEMHVDVPVVFAWVDGVQGERVRSFLVVPPATVTPSRQAVMLRSGAPAPVSLRIRAGRDELSGEVGLELPAGWTAQPPVVPVTLAKAGDETTVQLLLTPPAGAAGGVRIRPYYQEHGRRWSHRRDVIDYAHVPMQVVLQPAEIAAVPLELELPGGRIGFIEGPGDTVAEDLGHVGAAVELLDDAAISGGDLSQYSAILVGIRAYNTRAVLRSAHERLMRYVEQGGTVVVQYNTNSRLAPLSTPIGPYPLTIGRERVTDETAPMTPLDREMAVLHSPNVITEADFEGWVQERGLYFAESWDDRYLPVFESGDPGEKPLRGGVLITTHGRGRYVYTGLSFFRQLPAGVPGAYRLLANLLSRPQP; the protein is encoded by the coding sequence ATGAAAGCTACGGTGAACGTTGCCGGCACGCGCGATGCCCGCACGCGCGCGCCGAGTGGGCGCAGCCACCGGGCGATCGGTGCGACGTGCATGCTGGCGGCGATGCTGCTGGCGGCGCCGCCGGTGCAGGCTCAGGAGCCTCTCATGCATGCAGGAATGCTGGCACATGCGCTCGATCGGCTCACGGTGACGGGCCGCGTGCTCTACGTGGCCGCGCATCCGGACGATGAGAACACGCGCCTTCTCACCTACCTCTCCAACGGCCGCCACTGGACGGCGGCCTATCTGTCGATGACTCGCGGCGGCGGCGGCCAGAACCTGATCGGCACCGAGCAGGACGCGCTTCTCGACGTCCTGCGCACCGAGGAGCTGCTGGCGGCGCGCAGGCTCGACGGCGCGCAGCAGCGCTTCACGCGCATGCGCGACTTCGGCTTCTCCAAGAGCGCGCAGGAGACGCTGTCGATCTGGGGGCATGAGGAGGCGTTGTCGGACGTCGTATGGGTGATCCGCACGTTCCAGCCCGACGTCGTCATCGCACGCTTCAACGAGCTTCCGCCCAATCACGGCCACCATACGGCCTCCGCGATCCTGGCGCGCGAGGCGGTGGAGGCGGCGGCCGATGCCGACCGCTTCACCGATCAGCTCGGGCGCGGCGCCAGCGTGTGGAAGGTGCATCGCCTCGTGCTCAACGTTCCGTCCTGGAGCGAGGCTCCGCCGCCGCCGGCCGATGCCATCGTGCTGGACGTGGGGCAGTACGACGCGCGGCTGGGGCTCGGCTACTCGGATCTGGCCGCGCGCTCGCGCAGCCTGCACAAGAGCCAGGGCTTCGGCACGGCCGGCGAGCGCGGCGCAGTGCTCGAGCGCTTCGTGCCGGTGTCCGGTGCGCCGCTGGCGGGCGATATCCTCGAAGGGATCGATGCCAGCTGGATGCGCTACGGTGCAGCTGCCGCACCGCTGGTCGAAGCGCTGAGCGCAGCCGGGCGCGCGCTCGACCGCGACGCGCCCGAGAAGGCGGTTCCCGCGCTGCTGTCGGCGCGGACGGCGCTGGCGGCACTGCCGCAGCACGACGTGCGCGTGCGCGATGCACGCGCCGCCCTGGAGGCGGTGGTTGCGGCAGCAACGGGGCTTTACGTGCGCGCGACGGCGGAGCGGCCGGAGGCCGTGCCCGGCAGCAGCGTCAAGATCAAGCTGGAGGTGACCGCGCGGCGCGAGCACCCGATGCGGCTGCGGCGCGTGTCGTTTCCCGGCGCCGAGCCGGTGGCCGACGACTCGGCGCTGGCCGTCAATCAGAAGAAGGAGATCAGCGTGGTCGTTGCCGTCCCGGCCGATGCGCCGATCTCGGCGCCGTACTGGCTGGCGGCTCCTTCCCGTTCCGGACACCAGGTCGTCGAGGACCTGCGTCTGGTCGGCGAGCCGAGCGGCCCGCCGCCGCTGTCGGTCGGCGTCGATCTCGACGTCGGCGGTCACGAGATGCACGTCGACGTGCCGGTGGTGTTCGCGTGGGTGGATGGAGTGCAGGGCGAGCGGGTGCGCAGCTTCCTGGTGGTGCCGCCGGCCACGGTGACGCCGTCGCGTCAGGCAGTGATGCTGCGCAGCGGGGCGCCGGCGCCGGTGTCGCTGCGCATCCGTGCAGGCAGGGACGAGCTCAGCGGCGAAGTCGGTCTCGAGCTGCCGGCCGGCTGGACTGCGCAGCCGCCGGTCGTGCCCGTGACGCTGGCCAAGGCGGGCGACGAGACCACGGTGCAACTGCTGCTGACGCCGCCGGCCGGCGCCGCCGGCGGCGTTCGCATTCGCCCGTACTATCAGGAGCATGGCCGGCGATGGTCGCACCGCCGCGACGTCATCGATTACGCGCACGTGCCCATGCAGGTCGTGCTGCAGCCGGCCGAGATCGCCGCGGTGCCGCTCGAGCTGGAGCTGCCCGGCGGACGCATCGGCTTCATCGAGGGGCCCGGCGATACGGTGGCCGAAGACCTGGGGCACGTCGGCGCGGCGGTGGAGCTGCTCGACGATGCGGCCATCTCCGGCGGCGATCTGTCGCAGTACTCGGCGATCCTGGTCGGCATCCGCGCCTACAACACTCGCGCGGTCCTTCGCAGCGCGCACGAGCGCCTCATGCGCTACGTGGAGCAGGGCGGGACGGTGGTGGTGCAGTACAACACCAACAGCCGCCTTGCGCCGCTCAGCACGCCGATCGGTCCGTATCCGCTGACCATCGGGCGCGAGCGCGTGACGGACGAGACGGCGCCGATGACGCCGCTGGATCGCGAGATGGCCGTGCTGCACTCGCCCAACGTGATCACCGAGGCGGATTTCGAGGGCTGGGTGCAGGAGCGAGGGCTGTATTTCGCCGAAAGCTGGGACGACCGTTATCTGCCTGTCTTCGAAAGCGGCGATCCGGGCGAGAAGCCGCTTCGCGGCGGTGTTCTGATCACGACGCATGGTCGTGGCCGCTACGTCTACACGGGACTGTCCTTCTTCCGTCAGCTCCCGGCCGGCGTGCCCGGTGCCTACCGGCTGCTCGCCAACCTGCTGTCGCGCCCGCAGCCATGA
- a CDS encoding sodium:solute symporter: MSVVDWAVMLGTIAFIVLYGIWRTRGAADIDTYFRGGNTLRWPTIGLSIMATQASAITFLSTPGQAYEDGMRFVQFYLGLPLAMIVISAVFVPIYYRLGVYTAYEVLEHRFDARVRYLGAVLFLIQRGLAAGITIYAPAIILSAILGWDLQLTVLAIGAVVIVYTVTGGTNAVAQTQKQQMIVMLTGMVVAAVAVYVRLPQQVGLPEALHLAGALDRMNVLSFELDPDSRYNFWSGITGGFFLALSYFGTDQSQVQRYLSGRSVTESRLGLLFNGMLKIPMQFLILMTGVLVFVFHLFTPAPVFFNEPALARIETTAHAGELRELQGRYATAAARQTAAAMAFVGAGEGDDVVRQELRAAAAEIGALRKEAKALVARALPDAETQDADYIFLGFVLRYVPAGLVGLLVAVILCAAMSSIASELAALGATTTVDLYKTLVASGSSPRADLMASKGFTILWGLMAVAFASFAALLDNLIEAVNILGSIFYGTVLGLFLVAFFLRRVTATPVLVGAAVAQTTVIGLFFFSDLGFLWFNAIGCSLVVVVAMMAEALRKVSPAA; the protein is encoded by the coding sequence ATGAGCGTCGTCGACTGGGCCGTCATGCTCGGCACCATCGCCTTCATCGTCCTCTACGGGATCTGGAGGACGCGCGGCGCCGCTGATATCGACACCTACTTCCGCGGCGGCAACACGCTGCGCTGGCCTACCATCGGCCTGAGCATCATGGCCACGCAGGCCAGCGCCATCACCTTCCTGTCCACGCCAGGCCAGGCCTACGAAGACGGCATGCGGTTCGTGCAGTTCTACCTCGGGCTGCCGCTGGCGATGATCGTCATCAGCGCCGTCTTCGTGCCCATCTACTACCGGCTGGGCGTCTACACTGCCTACGAGGTGCTCGAGCACCGCTTCGATGCGCGCGTGCGTTACCTCGGCGCCGTGCTTTTCCTCATTCAGCGCGGGCTGGCTGCCGGCATCACGATCTACGCCCCCGCGATCATTCTCAGCGCCATTCTCGGTTGGGACCTCCAGCTGACGGTCCTGGCCATCGGAGCGGTGGTCATCGTCTATACCGTCACCGGCGGAACCAATGCCGTGGCGCAGACGCAGAAGCAGCAGATGATCGTGATGCTCACCGGCATGGTGGTGGCGGCCGTGGCCGTGTACGTGCGCCTGCCGCAGCAGGTCGGGCTTCCCGAGGCTCTTCATCTTGCCGGTGCCCTCGATCGCATGAACGTGCTGAGCTTCGAGCTGGACCCGGACAGCCGCTACAACTTCTGGTCGGGAATCACCGGCGGGTTCTTCCTGGCGCTGTCGTACTTCGGCACCGACCAGTCGCAGGTGCAGCGGTATCTCTCAGGCCGGTCGGTGACCGAGAGCCGGCTGGGCCTGCTGTTCAACGGGATGCTGAAGATCCCGATGCAGTTCCTCATCCTGATGACGGGCGTGCTGGTGTTCGTGTTCCACCTGTTCACGCCCGCGCCGGTCTTCTTCAACGAGCCGGCGCTGGCGAGGATCGAGACGACGGCGCATGCGGGCGAGCTGCGCGAGCTGCAGGGCCGCTACGCGACGGCTGCCGCGCGGCAGACGGCTGCGGCCATGGCCTTCGTGGGGGCGGGAGAGGGGGACGACGTTGTCCGGCAGGAGCTTCGCGCGGCGGCGGCCGAGATCGGCGCTCTTCGCAAGGAGGCCAAGGCGCTGGTCGCCCGCGCCCTTCCCGACGCCGAGACGCAGGACGCCGACTACATCTTTCTCGGGTTCGTGCTGCGCTACGTCCCGGCCGGTCTGGTTGGGCTGCTGGTGGCGGTCATCCTCTGCGCAGCCATGAGCTCCATCGCCAGCGAGCTGGCCGCCCTCGGCGCCACCACCACCGTCGATCTCTACAAGACCCTGGTCGCGTCGGGCAGCTCGCCGCGCGCGGACCTCATGGCTTCCAAGGGATTCACCATCCTGTGGGGACTGATGGCAGTGGCCTTCGCGAGCTTCGCCGCGCTGCTCGACAACCTGATCGAAGCGGTCAACATCCTCGGCTCGATCTTCTACGGCACGGTGCTTGGCCTCTTCCTGGTCGCGTTCTTCCTGCGCCGCGTCACGGCGACGCCCGTCCTCGTGGGTGCCGCGGTGGCGCAAACGACGGTGATCGGCCTGTTCTTCTTCTCCGACCTCGGGTTCTTGTGGTTCAACGCCATCGGCTGTTCCCTGGTCGTGGTGGTGGCGATGATGGCAGAGGCCCTGCGCAAAGTTTCACCGGCTGCCTGA
- a CDS encoding low affinity iron permease family protein: MNGNWFERFARALALRTGRPSTFGVAVALVVIWALTGPMFGYSDTWQLVINTSTTIVTFLMVFLIQNTQNRDTVAMQLKLDELIRCTKGAHNALLNLEAIDEAHLSVFQAKYQELAELGRKAIHDGLKDTGTVDFDFDGVLEEERAE; this comes from the coding sequence GTGAATGGTAACTGGTTCGAGCGGTTCGCCAGGGCATTGGCGCTGCGGACGGGCCGTCCTTCGACGTTCGGGGTCGCCGTGGCCCTGGTCGTCATCTGGGCGCTGACGGGGCCGATGTTCGGCTACAGCGACACGTGGCAGCTCGTCATCAACACCTCGACGACCATCGTCACGTTCCTGATGGTGTTCCTGATCCAGAACACGCAGAACCGGGACACCGTGGCGATGCAGCTCAAGCTCGACGAGCTGATCCGCTGCACGAAGGGCGCGCACAACGCGTTGCTGAACCTGGAGGCGATCGACGAGGCGCACCTGTCGGTGTTCCAGGCGAAGTATCAGGAGCTGGCCGAGCTCGGACGCAAGGCGATCCACGACGGCCTGAAAGACACGGGAACCGTCGACTTCGACTTCGACGGGGTGCTGGAGGAGGAAAGGGCGGAGTAG
- a CDS encoding choice-of-anchor L domain-containing protein: MRSRSVSVRVLTLSFPFLALASPFAGVAAPTFDHLQCFKAADTQSFRAAVVHLTTMAAAFQLPSSCEVKGKTVQVCVPAAKALIDPGTAPVPPRQPPAQDLQSNDYLCYKVKCPDIDVAPVAFTDQFGFRATRLKSVARLCVPAVQGIVTTTTTTTLVTTTTILEPEVDHDGDGWSANDGDCCETAACTPNPEFVNPGAFEMVGNGMDDDCDASTSDDTPAAACSFGQDVTGVTANDIAAAMDLCQTTTPNAALAQRKWGLLSASFLLSDGSAPTSSQLANMQNYQAAALTGYGTAIVPTANVTMAGLSSGRMRDENDPGYVVPASGTDFSVTSTPPAAYLTAHGGTLPSQGCEETCATGNNSRDPIDTRLRIRVPTNAVSVSFDFRFFNADYQTYYCTAYNDFFLALLTSEAAGLPADGNIALHGGNPVSLNNTRFDLCANSKPCVSCAGGTAELAGTGMDDVLGAGTIWTTATAPVVPGEEITLDLMVFDVTDGSGDSVVLIDNLRWGLAGGVP; the protein is encoded by the coding sequence ATGCGTTCCAGGTCCGTTTCCGTTCGCGTTCTCACCCTGTCGTTTCCGTTCCTGGCGCTCGCATCGCCTTTCGCCGGCGTGGCTGCACCGACGTTCGACCATCTGCAATGCTTCAAGGCCGCCGACACGCAGAGCTTCAGGGCCGCCGTCGTTCACCTGACGACGATGGCGGCGGCGTTCCAGCTTCCATCATCGTGTGAGGTCAAGGGAAAGACGGTGCAGGTGTGCGTGCCTGCGGCAAAAGCCCTCATCGATCCGGGAACCGCGCCCGTGCCCCCGCGACAGCCGCCTGCGCAGGATCTGCAGTCCAACGACTATCTTTGCTACAAGGTGAAGTGTCCCGACATCGACGTGGCGCCGGTCGCGTTCACAGACCAGTTCGGCTTTCGCGCCACCAGACTGAAGTCGGTTGCGCGGCTGTGCGTGCCCGCCGTGCAGGGCATCGTCACGACCACGACCACGACCACACTGGTGACGACCACCACCATTCTGGAGCCGGAAGTCGATCACGATGGCGACGGCTGGAGCGCCAACGACGGAGATTGCTGCGAGACCGCCGCGTGCACGCCGAACCCCGAGTTCGTCAATCCGGGCGCATTCGAGATGGTGGGAAATGGCATGGACGACGACTGCGACGCGTCGACATCGGACGACACGCCGGCTGCGGCGTGCAGCTTCGGACAGGACGTCACTGGTGTGACGGCAAACGACATCGCCGCTGCCATGGATCTGTGTCAGACCACGACGCCCAACGCTGCGCTGGCGCAGCGGAAGTGGGGCCTTCTCTCGGCGTCTTTCCTGTTGTCCGACGGCAGCGCGCCGACCAGCTCCCAGCTCGCGAACATGCAGAACTACCAGGCGGCAGCGCTGACGGGGTACGGCACCGCCATCGTTCCAACAGCCAACGTGACGATGGCCGGGCTGTCGAGCGGCCGCATGAGGGACGAGAACGATCCCGGATACGTCGTCCCCGCCAGCGGAACCGACTTTTCGGTGACGTCCACGCCGCCCGCCGCCTATCTGACAGCGCATGGCGGGACGCTGCCGTCGCAGGGCTGCGAGGAGACGTGCGCGACCGGCAATAACTCTCGCGACCCGATCGATACGAGACTTCGCATCCGCGTGCCCACCAATGCGGTGTCCGTCAGCTTCGATTTCCGATTCTTCAATGCGGATTACCAGACGTACTACTGCACCGCCTACAACGATTTCTTCCTGGCGCTGCTGACGTCCGAAGCCGCCGGTCTGCCGGCCGACGGCAACATCGCCCTGCACGGCGGCAATCCAGTCAGCCTCAACAACACTCGCTTTGACCTGTGCGCCAATTCCAAGCCGTGCGTCTCCTGCGCCGGAGGCACCGCGGAGCTGGCCGGCACGGGAATGGATGACGTGCTCGGGGCGGGCACGATCTGGACGACAGCAACGGCGCCGGTCGTGCCTGGTGAAGAGATCACACTCGACCTGATGGTCTTCGACGTGACGGACGGCAGCGGCGACAGCGTAGTGCTCATCGACAACCTCCGATGGGGCCTGGCGGGCGGAGTGCCCTGA